A region from the Triticum urartu cultivar G1812 chromosome 1, Tu2.1, whole genome shotgun sequence genome encodes:
- the LOC125546449 gene encoding protein IQ-DOMAIN 2-like, whose translation MGKKGKWLGAVKKVFSPESKEKKEEKLRKKLAARDPSPPDLTPSTSLEVNVSMPPPPPPPAVPSPHQTEEVQVRDVELEQEQEQSKHVTVEAAPDAPAQTSSALPPGVSREELAAIKIQTAFRGYLVNVIMQARRALRALRGLVRLKSLVEGNSVKRQAASTLRCMQTLARVQSQIRSRRLKMSEENQALQRQLLLKQELDSLRMGEHWDDTTQSKEKIEASLISRQEAAIRRERALAYAFSHQWKSSSRSSNPMFVDPNNPHWGWSWLERWMAAKPSEAGRTGTGKESNIDQGSVKSTSLNLGEGEITKAFNRRGSKPDKSSPTTPKLTRPASRLSPSTPTAKVTPIVVKKKPATPKNGISQVDDDARSVLSVQSERPRRHSIATSTVRDDESLASSPSVPSYMAATKSARAKSRLQGSPLIDSAETTPEKGGSISVGSAKKRLSFPAGGVPPSPMRRHSGPPKVESVVKDIAVTPQPEALAISG comes from the exons ATGGGGAAGAAGGGCAAGTGGCTGGGCGCCGTCAAGAAGGTGTTCAGCCCTGAGtccaaggagaagaaggaggag AAACTGAGGAAGAAGTTGGCTGCAAGAGACCCCAGTCCACCAGATCTAACACCTTCCACTTCCTTGGAAGTCAATGTTtcgatgccgccgccgccgccgcctcccgccgttCCATCCCCGCACCAAACTGAGGAGGTTCAGGTCCGTGATGTTGAGCTggagcaggagcaggagcagAGCAAGCATGTGACCGTGGAGGCAGCCCCTGATGCTCCTGCACAGACATCGTCGGCATTGCCACCTGGTGTATCGAGGGAAGAGCTAGCAGCAATCAAGATCCAGACCGCCTTCAGGGGATACCTTG TCAATGTAATAATGCAGGCAAGGAGGGCACTACGAGCCTTGAGGGGCCTTGTTAGATTGAAGTCATTGGTCGAGGGTAATTCGGTTAAGCGTCAAGCTGCAAGTACTCTGCGCTGTATGCAGACTCTCGCACGGGTGCAGTCACAGATACGTTCAAGAAGGCTGAAGATGTCTGAGGAGAACCAAGCCCTCCAGCGCCAGCTCCTGCTGAAACAAGAATTGGACAGTTTGAGG ATGGGGGAGCACTGGGACGACACCACTCAATCCAAGGAGAAGATCGAAGCAAGTCTAATAAGCAGGCAAGAGGCTGCAATAAGAAGAGAGAGAGCGCTCGCATACGCGTTTTCCCATCAG TGGAAGAGCAGTTCAAGGTCCTCCAACCCAATGTTTGTAGACCCAAACAACCCACACTGGGGCTGGAGCTGGCTGGAGCGCTGGATGGCAGCAAAGCCTTCTGAGGCCGGCCGCACTGGAACCGGcaaggaaagcaacattgaccaGGGATCAGTGAAGAGCACGAGTTTGAACCTTGGAGAGGGCGAGATCACTAAAGCCTTCAACCGTAGGGGCTCCAAGCCAGACAAGTCGTCACCGACGACTCCAAAGCTGACCCGCCCAGCCTCCCGGCTGTCCCCTTCCACACCCACTGCCAAAGTGACACCAATAGTTGTGAAGAAGAAACCTGCTACACCGAAGAACGGGATTTCACAGGTGGATGACGATGCAAGGAGCGTGCTCAGTGTGCAGTCCGAGCGACCAAGGCGGCACAGCATAGCCACCTCAACAGTGCGGGATGACGAGAGCCTCGCAAGCTCTCCATCAGTCCCAAGCTACATGGCTGCCACAAAATCTGCTAGGGCCAAGTCCCGCCTCCAGGGGTCGCCACTGATCGATAGTGCAGAGACGACACCAGAGAAAGGAGGCTCTATTAGCGTTGGGTCAGCCAAGAAGAGGCTGTCCTTCCCAGCTGGAGGGGTGCCCCCCTCGCCAATGAGGCGGCATTCTGGCCCTCCGAAGGTGGAGAGTGTGGTGAAGGACATCGCTGTGACACCGCAGCCAGAGGCCCTGGCGATCAGCGGTTGA